AGAAACATTTTAAGAAGAGTGTTGATTTATATGGAGATAATCCTCCATCTTAATAgcaatttcattaaaatcaaattgtaACAAGATCATATCGCACGACATATTTCGAATCTGGTTCGAAATCgaaatatgaatgaaaattaccTGAGCTCATCTCTGGAGATTGGGTGTAGAGATTAGAGCCATGAAATCTCTGTTTTGGAAGAAAGGATCTGTGCCACAGGCAAGGAAATCCCCTGTTCTTCCACCATTTATGCTTCTAAGAAATCTGCAAAtccaaaattgaaacaaaccCAGATCCCCAAAATCATTATCAACTCTTTTAATTTACACCAGAGACAGCCATGGAAATCAACAGAACAGTTGCAGGAACAGGAAAATTGGCTTGCTCATAAAatgggagaaagaagaagaagaagaagaagaagaagaagacccgCAACATGAAAGCAATTATCACGGGGAAAAATCAATACAATGCTATACAACAACTACAGAGAGCAATGAAGAAATTCAGCCCGCTATTAGCGACGGCAACAGATCGGATTTCCTCACCATACCCAGGTGGAGATGAAAGATGCAATGGCGGTCCAGTAGATTCCGGCGACATGGCCATTGAATCAGGCGGCTGAGCACTGGACACAATTTCATTACCAGGCTGGGTTGTCATCATCGGACTATTCCCGAAAATCTCCCTCGGTAATAACACCTCCGAAACCCCAAAAATAGCGACCGGATTCTGATCGATCACCGTCTGAGTCACCGATGCTTGAACAATCCCTGTATTGATCCCAACCGAGCCATTCACTCGCGAAATGTTAAGCGTGAAGCTACCAGCGCCCATGTCCTCGGTGGCCAGAGTCGGCTGTACAGGGTTCACAATGGATTCCAAAGATCCAAGAGGGTAATAAGAATGAAGCACGTGAAATTTCAACACAACCGCCTTCTTATCCGCCGACAGAGACTGGAGGCTCACCGTCCCCGGAAGGTCGGAAAACGCCGTGTCAGTGGGAACAAAAAGCGTAATCCCAGCGCCGCCTTCATCGGCCTCAAACTCCTCAACGACACCAGAAGCAGAGAGCATAGAGGCAGCGACATTAAAATTATGACCATCGATCAAAGCTCTAGTGATATTCAACCCCAACGGCGGGCGAGTCTCGGAGGCCATGAGATCAAATCCGTAGGGGACAAGGAGAGCATTAACGGCGAAGATACTGACATTGTAGGGAAGATTCTTGAGTAGAGTGAGAACAGTAGCATTGGAGGAGGAGAAAGGAACAGGGGAATGGAGCGAGACGATGCCATCGAGAGGGTTGCGAGTGATGTTGAGGGAGCCGAAATCGCTGGTGGCACGGCCGGTGGTTTGGAAGAGAGTGGTGACGAGCTTGCCGGAAGGGGAGATGTGACGGAGGTCGTAAGGGGAGAGGTATTGGAGGAGGACGTGGTAGCGGAGGAGATCGGCGAGGGAGGATGGAGGGATGCGGCGGGTGAGATCGGAGGAGGCGTCGAGGTAGGAGTTGGGGACGGCGAGGAGAGTGAGGGAGGTGCGGTGGTTGAGATCTGAGAGAATGGAGGAGGCGGAGAGAAGGGCGGCGAAATGGGAGAGGTCGGGGAAGGAGGAGAGGAGGGAAGAGATGTTTAGGGCAAGGATTGGGGAAGGAGGAGAGGACAGGAGGAGGAAATAGAGGAAAAGGATAGGGGTAAAATGGGAAATGCGAGTGCCCATTTTCCCTTCTGTGAAGAGGAAGACTGAGAGGAGAGAAAGACGTGAAGGGTAATGGCGAAGAGCTTTTCAGACAAACGAAGCTGAAGGCTTGGGGAATGAGAGCGTGTGGTGGCGGAGTATCAATGACNAGGACAGGAGGAGGAAATAGAGGAAAAGGATAGGGGTAAAATGGGAAATGCGAGTGCCCATTTTCCCTTCTGTGAAGAGGAAGACTGAGAGGAGAGAAAGACGTGAAGGGTAATGGCGAAGAGCTTTTCAGACAAACGAAGCTGAAGGCTTGGGGAATGAGAGCGTGTGGTGGCGGAGTATCAATGACAATGcggatatttgttttttatttatttatttaataagtcttaaaaaatatttaatattccaaaatatttcttctttttttttaatataatttttaaaaattcaaattttaatattgtacttttaaaaaaaaatcatttatttactaaataagtataataaattaattttgcacttttaattttatatttatagattaaaaaaattgatagtaATCCTGAAATGTGAGATTCTACGTCTGTCGAataggagaacgaatcattccttataagggtgtgaaaacatctccttAATAGACACGTTCAACCGTGAAggtgacggtgatacgtaacgagccaaagtggacagtaaacgagttttaaaatcgtgaggctgacggcaatatGTAACAGGTTAAGCGGTGGGCGTGGACTCTAACAAGACGAGTTTTAGGTTTGTTGAGAAAAGGAAATATTGTTAGTTAAGTAATAAAATTTAGTGACATTATCATATTTATGGGGGCGTTACCGATTTAGTATGGATTTCAACACCATAATTTATGGTGTCAATGAATTAATAAagacaaattttcatttgctCGTAGAGTTCTACCATAAAAGACATTCAATTCCTCGAATTAGAGCTCACGTAATCCACCTTTCTTTTCTACCAAATTTTGGACTACGTTTTCA
This genomic stretch from Cucurbita pepo subsp. pepo cultivar mu-cu-16 unplaced genomic scaffold, ASM280686v2 Cp4.1_scaffold000641, whole genome shotgun sequence harbors:
- the LOC111785682 gene encoding fasciclin-like arabinogalactan protein 4 (The sequence of the model RefSeq protein was modified relative to this genomic sequence to represent the inferred CDS: added 186 bases not found in genome assembly), yielding MGTRISHFTPIPSLFFLLLLLSSSSSSPVLALDISSLLSSFPDLSDFAALLSTSILSDLNQLTSLTLLAVPNSYLDASSDLTRRIPPSSLADLLRYHVLLQYLSPYDLRHISPSGKLVTTLFQTTGRATSDFGSLNITRNPLDGIVSLHSPVPFSSSNATVLTLLKNLPYNVSIFAVNALLVPYGFDLMASETRPPLGLNITRALIDGHNFNVAASMLSASGVVEEFEADEGGAGITLFVPTDTAFSDLPGTVSLQSLSADKKAVVLKFHVLHSYYPLGSLESIVNPVQPTLATEDMGAGSFTLNISRVNGSVGINTGIVQASVTQTVIDQNPVAIFGVSEVLLPREIFGNSPMMTTQPGNEIVSSAQPPDSMAMSPESTGPPLHLSSPPGYGEEIRSVAVANSGLNFFIALCSCCIALY